DNA sequence from the Gammaproteobacteria bacterium genome:
GTCAGTTACTACGCGCTGCAACTCATCATCATTAGACGGTGCGTAGACCTTAAGCACTAAGTCGATGCAGTCGTTGACTAGCGGCAGCTTGTCAGAACTTGCCACGGCATAGTGCGCGGTTTTATCGGCTTTGGCTGCGCTAATGACAGCAGCTTTTGAAATGTCGATGCCGTATTGCTCGATAGTCGGAATTTGCTGCTTAATTATGCGTGAGTAATAACCCTCACCACAGCCGAGATCGAGCATGGTAAAACTATTAGCGGGGTGATTTTCTACCTGCTGGTTTATCACTTGGCTGATTTTTTCGGCCAATGGCTGGTAATGGTTGCCAGCGAGAAAATCATGGCGCGCAGTAATCATTTCTTTGCTGTCGCCCGGTTGCTTAGACTTTTTATGCTGAACCGGTAACAAATTGAAGTAGCCTTGCTTAGCGCGATCGAATTGGTGATTATTGCTACAACTTAATCCTCGTGTATCAGGGTTTGATTGTAGGGGGTTCGAACATAACGGGCAGTTAAACTTAGTCATCGGATAGGTCTTATTAAGCTAGGTAATAGTTACGGGCTGCACGTTGGCACGAGCCCTGCTGCGGCGATATCCTAAGCGGACTCACAGCAACAAAAATTATGGTATTTGCCATCACAACAATAGCGAAATAACGTCGCGGCATTGTAAGTTAAAATGCCACTTAAGGCCAATTACAGTGGCGATTTAGCACAATGTAAGGTCACAAAACTAGCTTATAGACACTCTTTGGCTGGGGGGAGCTGTTTTTTATGACTGTCCCAAATTTTGTTTTTCGGCGGCTAATCAACATATCGACTATGTTTGTCACTGTCGTGGGACAGTTCTAATTTTACAGCACTTAAATGCAAGCCGGATCTTCTTAAATATATTTGTTAGTGTCCTTATATTCACTTTATTACAGTTACTTGTACATTATTGAAGCTACGAATAACTTCAATAATGCTGGTCGATTATATTAATAGACTAGAGTCTTACCCCTCCAATTGTATATCCGCCATCAATTGTGATTTCTTGCCCTGTTACAAAGGCTGCATCCTCAGAAAGAAGCCAAGCAACGGTTCCTGAAATATCTTCTGGCACGCCGTTACGTTTTAATGGAGTGTGATCGGCAAGCTTATGTGAAACCGCGGCATCTAATGCTTCGTCTGCCATTGGTGTCAATATGATCCCCGGGCTAATTGCGTTAACTCTAATGCCGCGTTGCCCTTGTTCTACGGCAAGAGTTTTCATCA
Encoded proteins:
- the rlmA gene encoding 23S rRNA (guanine(745)-N(1))-methyltransferase — protein: MTKFNCPLCSNPLQSNPDTRGLSCSNNHQFDRAKQGYFNLLPVQHKKSKQPGDSKEMITARHDFLAGNHYQPLAEKISQVINQQVENHPANSFTMLDLGCGEGYYSRIIKQQIPTIEQYGIDISKAAVISAAKADKTAHYAVASSDKLPLVNDCIDLVLKVYAPSNDDELQRVVTDNGLLLIITPAPRHLWQLREFIYQDVRAHDTQDSQFAGFKLLESQQLSYNICPTGEHRIALLQMTPFAWRANEQVTADIAAADGLEIELDFIINLYQRIVD